A window of the Arthrobacter sp. Marseille-P9274 genome harbors these coding sequences:
- the uraD gene encoding 2-oxo-4-hydroxy-4-carboxy-5-ureidoimidazoline decarboxylase, with translation MDFSSFNDSPAAEAAAVLRPCVDIDRWVEEIVALRPFANRGELIDFAGRAAAPWTTAEIDAALAHHPRIGERAAGNSAEAGMSRNEQSGVVRSAEVQAALDAGNRAYEEKFDRVFLIRAAGRSAEDILEQLQKRLHNSPDEEIAVVAQQLREIAILRLEGVIEA, from the coding sequence ATGGATTTTTCCTCCTTTAATGACTCACCGGCCGCCGAAGCGGCAGCCGTCCTCCGGCCCTGCGTGGATATCGACCGCTGGGTAGAGGAGATCGTCGCCCTCCGGCCCTTCGCCAACCGCGGCGAGTTGATCGATTTCGCGGGCCGGGCCGCCGCACCCTGGACCACCGCAGAGATCGACGCCGCGCTGGCGCACCATCCCCGGATCGGGGAGCGCGCCGCCGGAAACAGCGCGGAGGCGGGGATGTCGCGGAACGAGCAGTCCGGCGTCGTACGTTCCGCCGAAGTCCAGGCCGCGCTCGACGCGGGAAACCGCGCCTACGAGGAAAAATTCGACCGGGTCTTCCTGATCCGGGCCGCCGGCCGCAGCGCCGAAGACATCCTCGAGCAGCTGCAGAAGCGCCTGCACAACTCGCCCGACGAAGAAATCGCCGTCGTGGCCCAGCAGCTCCGCGAAATCGCCATCCTCCGACTTGAAGGAGTCATCGAAGCATGA
- a CDS encoding VOC family protein — protein MASRLAVIVIGDVNPPKVADFWCKVLDWRVLEQESGFITIGPPDGAWPSIDVVPVPEGKASKKRLHFDLRAGPGRPGLRLAAEAAAAGEALGDTDQQYDCDHGKNEPKNVRFNDETAWLRLNGLP, from the coding sequence ATGGCGAGCCGCTTAGCTGTCATCGTTATCGGTGACGTCAATCCGCCTAAAGTGGCGGACTTCTGGTGCAAGGTCCTCGATTGGCGGGTCCTGGAACAGGAGAGCGGCTTCATCACGATCGGGCCGCCCGACGGGGCCTGGCCGTCCATCGATGTCGTTCCGGTGCCGGAAGGCAAGGCCAGCAAGAAGAGGCTCCATTTCGACCTGCGGGCGGGGCCAGGACGCCCAGGCCTGAGGCTAGCGGCGGAGGCTGCGGCGGCCGGCGAAGCCCTCGGCGACACCGATCAGCAGTACGACTGCGATCACGGAAAAAACGAACCCAAGAACGTTCGGTTCAATGATGAAACCGCATGGTTGCGTCTTAATGGCTTGCCATGA